One genomic window of Trueperaceae bacterium includes the following:
- a CDS encoding PstS family phosphate ABC transporter substrate-binding protein has product MKNTPSILVPFALLFALAGAALAQDVRVDGSSTVYPIALSIAEEFAIEYPDTNVSVAFSGSGGGFEKFTALETEISNASRLIKPSEIEEINAAGREFVEIPVAFDALTVVTNIENDWASCMTVEELNTMWRADGGVTTWADVRDGWPEEEIEFYAPGVDSGTFDYFNEAILNDGEDDIRTDFFPSEDDNVLVQGVEGNPYAISFFGYAYYAEEEDKLNAVRIDDGNGCIEPSTATIEDGSYTPLARPLFTYVAVDAADENETVQQFIEYWLSDEARPLIAATGYAVLSDEAYEIGLERFNDRVTGSPFNEYSGTVLEIFEQEGTR; this is encoded by the coding sequence ATGAAGAACACCCCGTCCATCCTCGTCCCCTTCGCCCTCCTCTTCGCCCTCGCCGGCGCCGCCCTCGCGCAGGACGTGCGCGTCGACGGCTCCTCGACCGTCTACCCGATCGCCCTCTCCATCGCCGAAGAGTTCGCGATCGAGTACCCCGACACCAACGTCAGCGTGGCGTTCTCCGGCTCGGGCGGCGGCTTCGAGAAGTTCACGGCCCTCGAGACCGAGATCAGCAACGCCAGCCGCCTCATCAAGCCCAGCGAGATCGAAGAGATCAACGCCGCCGGCCGCGAGTTCGTCGAGATCCCGGTCGCCTTCGACGCGCTCACCGTCGTCACGAACATCGAGAACGACTGGGCGAGCTGCATGACCGTCGAGGAGCTCAACACCATGTGGCGCGCCGACGGTGGCGTGACGACGTGGGCGGACGTCCGCGACGGCTGGCCTGAGGAAGAGATCGAGTTCTACGCGCCGGGCGTCGACAGCGGCACGTTCGACTACTTCAACGAGGCGATCCTCAACGACGGTGAGGACGACATCCGCACCGACTTCTTCCCGAGCGAGGACGACAACGTGCTCGTCCAGGGCGTCGAGGGCAACCCGTACGCCATCAGCTTCTTCGGCTACGCCTACTACGCCGAGGAGGAGGACAAGCTGAACGCCGTCCGCATCGACGACGGCAACGGCTGCATCGAGCCCAGCACCGCGACGATCGAGGACGGCAGCTACACGCCGCTCGCCCGTCCGCTGTTCACGTACGTCGCGGTCGACGCGGCGGACGAGAACGAGACCGTCCAGCAGTTCATCGAGTACTGGCTCAGCGACGAGGCCCGCCCGCTCATCGCCGCCACCGGCTACGCCGTCCTGAGCGACGAGGCGTACGAGATCGGTCTCGAGCGCTTCAACGACCGCGTGACCGGCTCGCCGTTCAACGAGTACAGCGGCACGGTCCTGGAGATCTTCGAGCAGGAAGGCACCCGCTGA